The genomic stretch GGGTCACGTTGTCCATAGCAGGTTCAGCCGATGCAAGTAAGGGAGGGTCGTGCCCGTCTGGACACCCGGACCCATCGGAGAGCCAGAAACATACTGCTGTTACCATGACTACACCAACGGTGGCCAGGGGGTGCACCAGATCAGCCAAGCGCTACTCCGAGATTAGGCAGAGTGAGGAGGAAAACAGTCAGGAtcaaagggggggagggggggggtctctaCACTGAAAACACCATAAAGTAAAGCAGGGCTGTTGCTCATTACCGTAACGCAACACTTTCCTACTTACCGTCAAGCCCGTTATGCTGCTCGTAGGTCCTCTTTCCCAGAATGGTGGGTGAGCCGGTGTTGAGGATCGGCGAGGATTTTATGGGTGTCAGACTTCCTGTGGAGATGCCAGTGCTGCGTGGCGGGTCTGgtttgggggggcaggggtgggcttCTGATTGAGGGCGGGGTCACGCAGACAAAAAGTGGGGATACATATCACAGTCATAAGGCGATCAACATAAATGGGTGTGAAGTGCAGCTGAAGTTAATGGTTTTAATTTTGAAGCTGTTTCTTCACTGTGGCTCTTTCTACGGATTTGACGAAACCGGCTCTTTGTACGATATAGATGCGTGTCGCAACATGGCACGTGTTGCACTGTAATGTGGTCATCGGCAAACGCTATggccaagatttcaaaatactaCGATAGAGAACAGCATTGCTTTCGGGAATACCACAAGGGAGGAAGAACGGGCGGGCAGACAGGCATATTTTATTAATCCCGACGGAATGTTGGGAAATACCATACAACAGTATGCTGTCTGGACGGAATTACAGTATGAAAGACAGACAGCTAGTAGCCTATTCTGAATCCTGTCTAATGATACTAGGGCAGAATACCGTACGGTAAGATTATAAAGCAGGCTGCAGTGCATCACTGTACTGTCCAGACATGGTACCACTGTCACCTCTCACCTAGATATCGCACCACAGACTCCAGCGGCTTCCTCGTTGCCTGCTTTGTTGAGACGGAGTTCTTCTGCATCTCGGGCAACCTCACTGCACCTGTTAGCAAACAAACACACGACACACTAATGATGCGCGAAAAAGCGCGCGGACCTGACATCCGCATGAGGGAGAAGAGCGTCCACGCACAGGGCCAACCATACAGCTCACAGTCAAAAGGGACATCTCGCGTCAGGGAATCCGTAACCCAAACTCTTCCTGCTTTTGAAACGGTAGATCGAGGGAAGTTCTCACACTCTGCCTTGATGGCGGTGGTGTTTACTGGTGCGTAGGGGTGACGGGCCAGGTATTTAGGGCGTAGGAGGTCCTGACAGACGCGCCGGGCCGCCCGCGTCATCTGGGAAGTCTGCAGGTAAAACGCCTGCCGTGTTTTGACAGCAAATTTGGGACTTCCGCTGTGTCTCACTGGCAGACTGGGGGGGCTCTAGGGTCAGTACAGAACAAAGACAGCATGCTTACGTACAGAAGTTATTCATCACTTATACATTTATAAACTACAAGATAATCAATGATCATTTACAATTATACAATACAAAGAACTCATTTATAGCAAGTCAGGATGCAAGTGGCACATTCTTAGTAAGCAAGCTTTCTGAAgatttttaaaacaatttttttAAAGAGCATGTTTTCCAGCTTTGTCTGACATCAGTAGTCATAACATGTAACCTTGGATGTGTGTCTTTTTAGAACTTTAGATGAATGCTTATTGATTAATCGTAACTGGAGACTGAAAGTGCGTGGCAGCAACAGGAATCCTGAAACTCCAAATTCTATGGCAGATCTTTTAATAAAGGAGACCCATTATTGTTCATTATAAATcaagctaatagctcaaaattaACCATTGAGAATTTGAATGTGAAATGTGCCCTTTTTataacagacattttaataagcATTGGctaaaaaaaagtaattataaCCAATCAAAAGGAATTCAATGCAAATACTGCACCATAAATCCTTTGTGGAAGATCCTTAATTATCTTACTTTCTTGAATGCAAAATCACACAGTATAGCCTAAGATGCTCTGATAGTTGAAGCTGATCCGCATAGATAAATCTTTCAGACGAAAAGGAGAGAGGAAAGTACATAGAATTCAGCATTCCGTGAATATATGCATTTATTTGCATAAATAGTGCGTGAATCCCACTCATTCTTAGAAGGTACAAATAAGATCCCTTAGAAAGAGCTTTTATGAAGGGATCACATTGCCCAGTGCAACACAATGCATTAAAtgcacaaaatgttccacaacaTTTTGAttcaccagtagggggcgctggtGACAAATTTGCAAGTTTTAATGGGGCAATTGTCAGTAAACATTGGGTCAAAAACAGCATGACTAATTATTATAGTCATTGCAACAAAATTATAATGCATGAAGGAAAGAAACGTGCGAAAAGTAACCCAATGATGGAAAATGCCTGGAGATTATCCTAGAGACGAATGGTTGGACCTGTTACCTTAATTGAAGTGTCAGTTTCTTTTCATAGACATTTGTGTTTTGGTCTATGCTGTTTGCCTCTGTATTCCAGAATTTACAGCTGGACGCCAGCAGCACGCAGCTGTATATCTGTTGCACTGCGTGCAATGTCTTTAGCGCCTGGCTACTTCACAGCACCCGCATCGTCACGCTCCCACGCCGTCGGACGCGTTTACCATGTTGTTGCGGTTGGGTCCGGGCCGCTCGCCATCCAGCCGAGTGGGCATCTTCAGACCCCCATACTTCTTCCAGTAGGTCCAGCAGGAGGCGCACAAGCGACACTGCAGGTTAGGTGGCCCCCAGGAATACCACTGGTAGGAGCTGCTAGCTGCAGACAAGGCAGGCTTGAGAATCACCAGGGACAAACCATTtacgtggagggggggggagaggatgACTTATGAATGGTCAGACAGATTAGCGATCAGATCTGTGTGCTTTTACAGACAGATGTAATAGCAGATACAGGGTTGGGCTGCAGACGATTCTGACTCACTATAACAACTCTCACAGGCCCGACCCAGTGCAGCTGTCTGGCTCGGAGGACCCAGCGCCGCCCCTGCACCATTCACCAATCCGGGCTTCACATTATTCACATTCAGCTGATTCGGGGTGGGTTTGTTGCTATAGGAGACAAGCCAAGTTAACGAATCAGTCAGTGTTTTCAATCCTTAATCAACCAATAACACAGCCGCATAAATTAGAGAAAGTATCTAACGATGTTGCCATTATTCATCCAGCTGTGAAATTACTGTATTCTCTCCTATTTGCTCATGCCTACAAGATAAATCATCTCTGATTAATACAGCGGTCTACACTCATCCTGGAGATGAATATTTGCAGAGTATATACACATATAGAAAGTCAATGGCAAGGACCTTCAGTTAGCACTCACTAGTTAGGGATGTACACCTGCTTTAGCTTGCTTTCTGCTTCCGCTGCTTTTAACCGTTTCTGTAATAGAGAAACAGACTGATCATTGTCGTCACCGAACAATGTGGCGGATAACAGTCCCACGGCAGTTTATAAACAGCAGCTGAAACGTCACACCTGTTGAACGTATCGATCCGTTGTCTTCCACATGTAGTAATACTCAATAACACTTGTTAGCGACTTCCAGGGCAGCTGgaacaagaagaaaaaaaaaaacacagataataTACAATACCATAATAATCACTGCCTTGATATGACTACATCACAGAATGTTTAAACTGTTATCTAACCCACCATGAGAAGGGAAATTTGAAGTACCACTGAATTCAAATGACAAGAGACACTGGAGACATTATACGCCTCTTCAGAAAATATTACCAAATACAGCACAGCTTGTTTATCctggaaaaataagaaaactCCAGTGGGAGAGACGGCGATGCAGTTTAGTGTTAGATCTGCCAGTGAAATACTTGTACTTCTGGAAGCTGCCAGGAGGTGGCAGAGTTTGACCCCCCCAACTCTCATTTCAATCTATTGCGGAGCTCTCCAACCTTATTTACAGTGAGTGCTGCTTCTACAAAGAAGATCATCTGAGGGGCTACATGTATCAGGGTACatcagctggggaggggggggggattactaaataataaaagacAACAGAACATTAACGTAATTGATCCAATTTCCAAAAAGCGTTCTGTTCTGCACGTTGGTCATTGGCTCTCTGCGAGCTACTGGTGGCTTGTGGTCTCCACGTTGGCAACCACTggtcagttacacagagacagaTTACACTGtcatgcattttattttatgttgtgGAGCAAAACGGTCTTAGAATCAGCCGGTCTAATGTTGGATTTTCGTTAATGTTACAGCTGTCACCAGAAGAGGAAGGGAAATGGCTTAAGTAGACTGCCCTCCCACACCTTCCCTTTCACATTCACATCACCCCACATGTCTCTCCCTCTGTACATCCATTTATCTCTCCCCCTGCCCCATATCTTTCATTTCCCTCCCCTATCACCTCCACCCTCCAATCTGCCAAAGTAATATTTCACTCACAAAGTCTTGCTGGATGTCGGCGAAGTCCTTGCCATACTTCTCCAGAGCTTCCTCAAACAGATTCGCTTCTGAGGAGCTCCATTCCTCCATCTCGTCTCGGCACAGAACCGGCCCACCTTGCGGGACCAGAGCAGCAATGGCTCGGTTCATGTTGTAGCCCGTCTTGTGTAGGGTGTCCATGGCGTGGAACTGGGAAGACACGCCAACTAGCTACACTCAGTGGCCATTTCACGTGGGACACCTGCTCGTCGACACAAACAGCTTCCAAAGAGCAAAGTCACGTGAATACAAAGAGCAAGCAGGCAGGACGCAGAGGTTCGGTTACGCGGCGGACCTTAgcataagaatggctaagacacATGATCTGATGTGGTACgattctgagatgctggaactACCACATATGGCATGAACAAACAGACACCCTCCTGGGACTCGCATGTACTACACTGTCTGGATTTTACAGagaataaacaaaaaatatcCAGTCAGGCATAGTCAAAAAGGCACCCAGCTAATGAGAAAGGTCAGGGGAGAATGACCAGACTTGTTAAAATGAACGAAAAAAAGACACAAgggcaaaaataacagctcaatACAACAGTTGTGTGCAGAAAAGCACGTCCAGACACATAACTACTCAATCCAGACAAAGGTCTTATGCAGGGGTGCCTAATAAAATGGCCTGTTGGACTGTTTAGACAACACTGTACTTGCTTTAGAACTCAGCACGTAAATAACTATACATATTCTTGCACTACATCCCACTCTCAAccatccaaacacacacacaaataactgAGCAATTTACACCATAAAAGTGACCTTAATCCACAAACACGTACATCCAGGTGATATCTCCGTTTTCCAAATTCCTAATAACTTGCTGTCCactaaaaaaataatgaatCTACATTTCTCAGTTTTGACATGTTAATATCAGTCCTTTCCAATcaaacatataaaaaaacataaaaaataataatcgacATCTTAGTTAGACCAAAGCGTTTCGAAGAGAATAAAACACAGGAATTACATTCCAAAGTAAAGAATCACAGGTCAGGGTCTGCAAAATACAGTACAAGCCAAAAATCTGAACACGCCAAGCTGCCTACAAAGGAAAGTGAtagtgtcacatcacatgacctggtcacctgatCTAAACACAGTATATAAATGGTTTGGGAGGagcttgaccagagagtgaaggaaagcgGCCAATAAGAGCTCAGCATATACGTATGTGGGCGGTCCCTCAgggcagctggaaaagcatcccaggaggccacctcatggaactggcgTAGAGGAGAGAGGAGGGTCAGCCAGTGACAGGGGCGATTGGGGTtgatcaagggcccagtggtgggaTCACTATGCTGACCCAGGtatttatgttattttatagctttggtgtctttataattattctataatgTAGAGACCAGTAGAAATAAATCTTTCTGTCGGGAGGTGAATGCAAACTTCTGACTAGTAATGTACTTCAAACTGAAGAATACACACCAATAACATCCATTATTACAGAATGAAGAGTGATAACTACAAATCCAGCAACAGGCGTTGTGATCAAATCTTTTGATCCAACACGACATATGAAACAGTCAATGCCATTACTTCTTATGGTAGTGATAtgaaaaagggatgtttttctctggttaaaaaaaaaaaaaaacaaagaaagaagaaaaaaataaacaaaggaaAATAACAGATTTCAGGGGCCCAGTGAAAAGCACTAAGAACCTACAGAGATTTCAgctaatgagcaaaaactgcacAAATTGACATGTAACATTACATGTAACGATCATGTTATCACTCGTTACAGAACATCAGTCAGAGAAGAAACACTTACGGTGTATGAATTATGTAAAATCCAACAGCACAAAAATAGTGACTTGTTTTATCGATACTTACGTAaattttttggtcatttttagttttatttctGACAGTGAAGAGAATGATTTTCTTCCCCCACCCAGTCCAAAACAAtcatttcttttgttgctttctTGCCAAGGACATAATTGCTACAGTGGCCCTGAACTTCAGCGTTACGTATAGCACGTATCCCTAGAACGAATTTTAATTGCTTATCTGACCCATTATTCTTGTTTGCTGAATTTGTACTCGAGTTCCTTGAATTTTTAGGTTCTTTCCCTCACTCCCATAAAGAATCGAAGATCAAAACTCTTATAAAAGTGTAACTATCGAAGACTGCACCTTCAAAGAGGTGAAAATGGCTTGATGACATGGCAGACCACAGTCATTTTCTGGCAGCAGAAGCTGCAAGCCCTCCCCTTCAGGTAGGGGGCAATGTGGCTTATATGAGTAACAAAGAACTCTCCATTTCCCTCAATTTCCAGGAGAAACAACACTTTAACCTAAAATTAAATGGGTTCCTTATAaatttaattataataaattattaacgtattaaatataatttacaGTATATGTAATACAGTTccgaataaaatacatttacacATTTATAAAAGCCTACTGAATTTGTATGTACTGTACTATTTTCGCAATTTTATTTTAGACTTTTATGCATTGAAACTATTATAGCATAagcttgcagtggctgatgctgAAAATGCATGCAAGCAGACATGCAAGTGACTCTGTTGCTCTTGGATGCGTCTCTTCTGCATGTTTTATATATGACCAGCAGAAGTAGGCCAGAGTGGTCCACATGAAGTTGGGAAGACGCAGAGCAGGACTCATTAGCATGGCCCAGAGAGTGCCTGCAGCCAGAtttcccagtgtgtgtgtgtgtgtgtgtgtgtgtgtgtgtgtgtgtgtgtgtgtgtgtgtgtgtgtgtgtgtgtgtgtgtgagagagagagaatctcCCTGCTTAGGCCCCAGAAGTACCTTCTATCACAAGTGATACCCAATAACCCGTAAGTCAGCGCTATATTTTTATGTACCGTAAATAACAtattaacaaataaacaaattctTAATGTACCAATCAGAAAAGTGATGACAGATATGACCCACAGGCAAACAATCTGTTAGTTCATCCAGACCAGAGCTTTAACTAGGCTGACAGATTGAATGCCAGAAGCTCACATGACAAGTGCAGAGAGCACAGTCCAACAAACTTGGACTTGGGTTAGAGCAATTGACCCAGTTGGGTTCCTTTTAGAAGGAGGAGTATTGCTGGTCGGGACTCACCAGAGT from Brienomyrus brachyistius isolate T26 chromosome 14, BBRACH_0.4, whole genome shotgun sequence encodes the following:
- the mta1 gene encoding metastasis-associated protein MTA1 isoform X2; the encoded protein is MAANMYRVGDYVYFENSSSNPLLIRRIEELNKTANGNVEAKVVCFYRRRDISSTLIALADKHARELEEEMENPEIVDLPEKQKHQLRHRELFLSRQLESLPATHIRGKCCVTLLNETEALKSYLDREDAFFYSLVYDPQQKTLLADKGEIRVGNKYQADITDFLKEGEQDGRDLSKLEEKVWDPSSPLTEKQIDQFLVVARSVGTFARALDCSSSIRQPSLHMSAAAASRDITLFHAMDTLHKTGYNMNRAIAALVPQGGPVLCRDEMEEWSSSEANLFEEALEKYGKDFADIQQDFLPWKSLTSVIEYYYMWKTTDRYVQQKRLKAAEAESKLKQVYIPNYNKPTPNQLNVNNVKPGLVNGAGAALGPPSQTAALGRACESCYTSSSYQWYSWGPPNLQCRLCASCWTYWKKYGGLKMPTRLDGERPGPNRNNMSPPSLPVRHSGSPKFAVKTRQAFYLQTSQMTRAARRVCQDLLRPKYLARHPYAPVNTTAIKAECAVRLPEMQKNSVSTKQATRKPLESVVRYLEAHPCPPKPDPPRSTGISTGSLTPIKSSPILNTGSPTILGKRTYEQHNGLDGTKPKIMAPQWEIMSKRALDSGRTSAPQHEKVHELD
- the mta1 gene encoding metastasis-associated protein MTA1 isoform X1 yields the protein MAANMYRVGDYVYFENSSSNPLLIRRIEELNKTANGNVEAKVVCFYRRRDISSTLIALADKHARELEEEMENPEIVDLPEKQKHQLRHRELFLSRQLESLPATHIRGKCCVTLLNETEALKSYLDREDAFFYSLVYDPQQKTLLADKGEIRVGNKYQADITDFLKEGEQDGRDLSKLEEKVWDPSSPLTEKQIDQFLVVARSVGTFARALDCSSSIRQPSLHMSAAAASRDITLFHAMDTLHKTGYNMNRAIAALVPQGGPVLCRDEMEEWSSSEANLFEEALEKYGKDFADIQQDFLPWKSLTSVIEYYYMWKTTDRYVQQKRLKAAEAESKLKQVYIPNYNKPTPNQLNVNNVKPGLVNGAGAALGPPSQTAALGRACESCYTSSSYQWYSWGPPNLQCRLCASCWTYWKKYGGLKMPTRLDGERPGPNRNNMSPPSLPVRHSGSPKFAVKTRQAFYLQTSQMTRAARRVCQDLLRPKYLARHPYAPVNTTAIKAECENFPRSTVSKAGRVWVTDSLTRDVPFDCAVRLPEMQKNSVSTKQATRKPLESVVRYLEAHPCPPKPDPPRSTGISTGSLTPIKSSPILNTGSPTILGKRTYEQHNGLDGTKPKIMAPQWEIMSKRALDSGRTSAPQHEKVHELD